The Sylvia atricapilla isolate bSylAtr1 chromosome 5, bSylAtr1.pri, whole genome shotgun sequence genome includes a window with the following:
- the LOC136360912 gene encoding probable G-protein coupled receptor 19, translated as MDNSSGPVLLLTLLLQNMSSPKASSPAGYEMAELPPPGGSSSRNHSLAEYGLRPGEIAAAGVVWGVLWLISVLGNFLVCLVIHRSRRTQSTTNYFVVSMACADLVSSMGSAPFLLLQLSSGRWMLGSGVCRLVRYLQYLTPGVQIYVLLAISVDRFYTIVYPLSFKVSRGKAKKMILVSWLCGALFASPACFLHGSSSDHHCNFFLPSSWQGSAYSITHLLLVFLIPSLLIILFYQKVIKYIWRIGTDGMTVRRTTNIVPRTKVKTIKMFLTLNSMFLLSWLPFFMVQLWHPQETDYRKSSLLFLAVTWISFSSSASKPTLYSIYNANFRRGMKETFCMSAMKCYRSNAYTITTSSRIAKKNHVGIADIPATAKSVTKDSTYDAFNREAKERKLAWPIPSNPPNTFV; from the coding sequence ATGGATAACAGCAGTGGTCCTGTTCTCCTCCTTaccttgctgctgcagaacaTGAGCAGCCCCAaagcctccagccctgctggctaCGAGATGGCAGAACTTCCACCcccaggaggcagctccagcaggaaccACTCTCTGGCAGAGTACGGGCTGAGGCCAGGAGAAATCGCAGCTGCCGGTGTGGTTTGGGGAGTGCTGTGGCTGATCTCTGTCCTGGGGAACTTCCTCGTGTGCTTAGTGAtccacaggagcaggaggacacAATCCACCACCAACTACTTTGTGGTGTCCATGGCCTGTGCAGACCTGGTGAGCAGCATGGGCAGCGcgcccttcctgctgctgcagctgagctcgGGGCGCTGGATGCTGGGCAGCGGCGTGTGCCGGCTGGTCAGGTACCTGCAGTACCTCACGCCCGGGGTGCAGATCTACGTGCTCCTCGCCATCAGCGTCGATCGGTTCTACACCATCGTCTACCCCCTGAGCTTCAAAGTGTCCAGGGGGAAAGCCAAAAAAATGATTTTGGTCTCTTGGCTCTGTGGTGCTCTGTTTGCATCACCGGCCTGTTTTCTCCACGGCTCCAGCAGCGACCACCATTGCAACTTCTTTCTCCCCAGTTCTTGGCAAGGATCTGCCTACAGTATTACCCACCTCCTCTTGGTGTTTTTGATCCCATCCCTCCTCATTATCCTTTTTTACCAGAAAGTCATTAAGTACATTTGGAGAATAGGCACGGATGGAATGACTGTCAGGAGAACAACAAACATTGTTCCAAGAACAAAAGTGAAAACCATCAAGATGTTCTTAACATTAAACTCAATGTTTCTCCTGTCCTGGCTCCCTTTCTTCATGGTGCAGTTGTGGCACCCACAGGAAACAGACTACAGAAAGAGCTCCTTGCTTTTCCTGGCCGTCACCTGGATCTCTTTCAGTTCCTCAGCCTCTAAGCCAACCCTCTACTCCATCTATAATGCAAACTTCAGAAGAGGGATGAAAGAAACTTTTTGCATGTCTGCCATGAAATGCTACAGAAGCAATGCATACACCATCACCACCAGTTCCAggatagcaaaaaaaaatcatgttggTATTGCAGATATTCCAGCTACAGCCAAAAGTGTCACCAAAGACTCCACCTATGATGCTTTTAACAGAGAAGCCAAGGAAAGGAAACTTGCCTGGCCTATTCCATCCAATCCCCCAAATACGTTTGTCTAG